A genomic region of Arvicola amphibius chromosome 7, mArvAmp1.2, whole genome shotgun sequence contains the following coding sequences:
- the LOC119819415 gene encoding LOW QUALITY PROTEIN: olfactory receptor 5T3-like (The sequence of the model RefSeq protein was modified relative to this genomic sequence to represent the inferred CDS: substituted 1 base at 1 genomic stop codon): MEXLASAMDVLKIPLQNVTEATMFILLGFTDDFELQVFLFLLFLAIYLFTLIGNFGLVVLVIRDSRLHNPMYYFLSVLSFLDACYSTVVTPKMLVNFLEEDKSISFLGCATQMLLFVTLGTTECFLLAAMAYDRYAAIYNPLLYAMNMSPRVYVTLIIASYSGGVLHGTIHTVATFSLSFCRSNEIRHVFCDIPPLLALSCSDIHTNELLLLCLVGLIEITTILIVLISYGFILFAILNMQSAESRRKVFSTCGSHLTGVSIYHGTILFSYMRPGSSPASNHDMVVSIFYTIVIPMLNPIIYSLRNKDVKEAMKKLWRKFVL; encoded by the coding sequence ATGGAATGATTGGCATCAGCCATGGATGTCCTCAAGATTCCCTTACAGAATGTGACAGAAGCTACCATGTTTATACTCTTGGGCTTCACAGATGACTTTGAACTGCAGGTCTTTCTATTTTTACTGTTTCTTGCTATCTATCTCTTCACTCTGATAGGAAACTTTGGACTGGTAGTATTGGTCATTAGGGATTCTCGATTACACAACCCCATGTACTATTTCCTTAGTGTATTGTCTTTCTTGGATGCCTGCTATTCTACAGTTGTTACCCCCAAAATGTTGGTCAACTTCCTGGAAGAAGATAAATCCATCTCATTCCTTGGATGTGCAACACAGATGCTTCTCTTTGTTACGTTAGGGACCACAGAATGCTTCTTGTTGGCAGCAATGGCTTATGACCGCTATGCAGCCATCTACAACCCACTTCTGTATGCAATGAACATGTCACCCAGAGTCTATGTGACACTCATTATAGCTTCCTATTCTGGCGGAGTTCTGCATGGTACTATACACACAGTGGCCACTTTCAGTCTGTCCTTCTGCAGATCAAATGAAATTAGGCATGTCTTCTGTGACATCCCACCGTTGCTTGCTCTTTCTTGTTCTGATATACACACCAATGAGCTTCTACTCTTATGCTTGGTGGGCTTGATTGAGATCACTACCATCCTGATTGTTCTGATATCCTACGGATTCATTCTCTTTGCCATTCTGAACATGCAATCTGCTGAGAGTAGAAGAAAGGTGTTCTCTACATGTGGCTCCCACCTCACTGGAGTGTCTATTTACCATGGTACAATCCTCTTTAGTTATATGAggccaggttccagccctgcgtCAAACCATGACATGGTAGTGTCAATATTTTACACCATTGTGATTCCCATGCTGAATCCCATCATCTACAGTCTAAGGAACAAAGATGTAAAAGAGGCAATGAAGAAATTGTGGAGAAAATTTGTTCTATAA